A window from Chitinophaga filiformis encodes these proteins:
- a CDS encoding nicotinate phosphoribosyltransferase, giving the protein MTKENLILLADAYKYSHHKLYIPGTEYIYSYFESRGGKFDETVFYGLQYFLMEYLQGAVITKEKIDEAEATLLEVFGRNDVFDRSRFEYIIEKHGGRLPVRIKAVPEGTVTGVRNVLMSIENTDPECYWLTNFLETLLMQVWYPCTVATLSREIKKTVKKYYTETASEAAFAGIDFVLNDFGFRGASSVESAGIGGSAHLINFSGSDTLIGSTFAKRYYQAPAAPGLSIPATEHSIVTMLGEEGEVDIFRHILNAFPTGTIACVSDSYNIFRACKEYWGTELKEQILNRQGTLVIRPDSGDAIQTLLKVFEILMETFGYTLNEKGYKVLPPQVRVIQGDGISYSSIPPIFEALKQAGISAENLVLGMGGALLQRVNRDTQEFALKCSFAQVNGKPINVQKNPLELDANGNTRVSFKKSKSGKQKLVLENGAYKSLPQNEAPELKDQLLTVFENGEIKTTYTFNQIRKNATI; this is encoded by the coding sequence ATGACAAAGGAAAACCTCATTTTATTAGCAGATGCCTATAAATATTCCCACCACAAGCTCTATATCCCCGGCACCGAATACATTTACTCCTACTTTGAAAGCCGCGGAGGCAAATTTGACGAAACCGTGTTCTATGGCCTGCAATATTTCCTGATGGAATACCTGCAGGGCGCTGTTATCACCAAAGAAAAAATTGATGAAGCCGAGGCCACGCTGCTGGAAGTATTTGGTCGCAATGATGTATTTGACCGCAGCCGTTTCGAATATATCATTGAGAAACACGGAGGCCGCCTTCCCGTTCGTATCAAAGCGGTTCCTGAAGGTACTGTAACTGGCGTACGCAACGTGCTGATGAGCATCGAAAATACAGACCCCGAATGTTACTGGTTGACCAATTTCCTGGAAACACTGCTTATGCAGGTATGGTACCCTTGTACCGTAGCCACACTTTCCAGGGAGATCAAAAAGACAGTGAAGAAATATTACACAGAAACCGCCAGTGAAGCTGCTTTTGCAGGAATAGACTTTGTGCTGAACGACTTCGGTTTCCGTGGCGCCAGCTCCGTCGAAAGTGCAGGTATCGGCGGCAGCGCTCACCTGATCAACTTCTCTGGTAGCGATACCCTGATCGGTTCCACTTTTGCCAAAAGATATTACCAGGCACCCGCTGCTCCCGGACTATCCATTCCGGCTACCGAGCACTCTATCGTAACCATGCTGGGTGAAGAAGGAGAGGTCGATATCTTCCGTCATATCCTCAATGCCTTCCCTACAGGCACCATTGCTTGTGTTTCCGACTCTTACAACATCTTCAGGGCGTGTAAAGAATACTGGGGCACTGAACTGAAAGAACAGATACTTAACAGGCAGGGTACACTGGTGATCCGCCCCGACAGTGGAGATGCCATACAGACGCTCCTGAAAGTATTTGAGATCCTCATGGAAACTTTCGGCTATACCCTGAATGAAAAAGGCTATAAAGTATTACCTCCACAGGTTAGGGTAATACAGGGTGATGGTATCAGTTACTCTTCTATTCCTCCCATCTTTGAAGCGTTAAAACAGGCGGGCATCAGTGCTGAAAACCTGGTACTGGGTATGGGTGGCGCTTTACTGCAAAGGGTCAATAGAGATACGCAGGAATTCGCACTTAAATGCTCTTTTGCACAGGTGAACGGCAAACCTATCAACGTACAGAAAAATCCATTGGAGCTGGATGCCAATGGCAACACCAGGGTATCTTTCAAAAAATCCAAATCAGGTAAACAGAAACTCGTACTGGAGAATGGCGCCTATAAATCCCTTCCTCAAAACGAAGCTCCGGAACTGAAAGATCAGCTGCTTACAGTTTTTGAAAATGGTGAGATCAAAACAACGTATACTTTTAACCAGATAAGAAAGAACGCAACAATCTGA